In the genome of Phacochoerus africanus isolate WHEZ1 chromosome 10, ROS_Pafr_v1, whole genome shotgun sequence, one region contains:
- the LOC125137656 gene encoding LOW QUALITY PROTEIN: 40S ribosomal protein S14-like (The sequence of the model RefSeq protein was modified relative to this genomic sequence to represent the inferred CDS: inserted 4 bases in 2 codons) — protein sequence MAPHKKKEKREEQVISLGPQVAEVENAFGXCHIFSSSNDTFVHVTDLSGKETICCVAGGMKVKADGDESSPYAAMLATQDVAQRHKKRDLTALHIKLRATGGHRTKTPGLGAQGALRALTHSGMKTGLLRXYHPIPSNSTYRKGGRHGCHL from the exons ATGGCACCtcacaagaagaaagaaaagagggaagaacaGGTCATCAGCCTTGGTCCTCAGGTGGCTGAAGTGGAAAATGCATTTGG GTGTCACATATTTTCATCCTCCAATGACACTTTTGTCCATGTCACTGACCTCTCTGGCAAGGAAACCATCTGTTGTGTGGCTGGTGGGATGAAGGTGAAGGCTGATGGAGATGAGtcatctccatatgctgccatgtTGGCCACTCAGGATGTAGCTCAGAGGCACAAGAAGCGGGACCTCACTGCTCTCCACATCAAACTCAGGGCGACAGGAGGACACAGGACCAAGACCCCTGGACTAGGGGCCCAGGGAGCCCTCAGAGCCCTCACTCACTCAGGAATGAAGACTGGGCTACTGAG ATATCACCCCATCCCCTCTAACAGCACCTACAGGAAGGGGGGTCGCCATGGTTGCCATCTGTGA